From Candidatus Limnocylindria bacterium, a single genomic window includes:
- a CDS encoding DHA2 family efflux MFS transporter permease subunit — protein MTDASRSRANPWAVLAVFALGTFLTLLDLTIVNIAIPRIVDDTHAPLDGILWMLNAYSLVYAVLLITSGRLGDLFGPRQLFAAGVAVFTVASAFSGLSQDATQLVLSRAGQGLGAALLAPQGLPMITSLFAPNKRGGVFAIFGMLAGLAVVLGPTLGGLIVSSWGWRWIFYVNVPVGALILALTVRVVPDVRPGRPHRLDITGVALATAGLFAVVYGLIEGQRYDWGTITGFVSIPFVIGIGIALLAIFLVQQARRQGREPLLPFEIFADRNFALMAFVLMAMGFAIVGVFFPLTIYFQSVLGLDAFSAGLTIAPQPVTMMLASGPIAMLIQRGYAKRILFIGLLLFVAGMGHVAYTASAEGDRWALLPGLVVSGLGMAGVWTPLFDLGTRTLQPRLAGAASGVFSTIQELGAVLATAVIGAVLQNRLATSLPAEAAANAAHLPAPVRALFVDGFSVAAKRGLEVGAGQSGTALQLPPGVSADLAAQIGQVAHVVFTHAFVDAMRPAMALALAVVFIAALVMLRARQPRSATALEVVEAAAYNEMERTS, from the coding sequence ATGACTGATGCATCTCGTAGTCGAGCGAATCCCTGGGCCGTCCTGGCGGTGTTCGCGCTGGGGACGTTCCTCACGCTCCTCGACCTGACGATCGTGAACATCGCGATCCCCAGGATCGTGGACGACACCCACGCGCCGCTCGACGGCATCCTGTGGATGCTCAACGCCTACAGCCTCGTGTATGCCGTCCTCCTCATCACCTCGGGTCGCCTCGGCGACCTCTTCGGTCCGCGCCAGCTCTTCGCGGCGGGCGTCGCGGTCTTCACCGTCGCCTCCGCGTTCAGCGGGCTCTCGCAGGACGCGACGCAGCTCGTCCTCTCACGGGCTGGCCAGGGTCTCGGCGCGGCGCTGCTCGCGCCGCAAGGGCTGCCGATGATCACCAGCCTCTTCGCGCCGAACAAGCGCGGCGGTGTCTTCGCCATCTTTGGCATGCTCGCCGGCCTTGCTGTCGTCCTCGGCCCGACGCTCGGCGGGCTCATCGTGTCGAGCTGGGGCTGGCGCTGGATCTTCTACGTGAACGTCCCGGTGGGTGCGCTCATCCTCGCGCTCACAGTGCGCGTCGTCCCGGACGTCCGTCCCGGCCGTCCGCACCGCCTGGACATCACCGGAGTGGCGCTCGCGACTGCCGGCCTCTTCGCCGTCGTATACGGCCTCATTGAAGGACAGCGCTACGACTGGGGCACGATCACTGGCTTCGTAAGCATCCCGTTCGTCATCGGCATCGGCATCGCCCTGCTGGCGATCTTCCTCGTCCAGCAGGCGCGGCGTCAGGGACGCGAGCCGCTCTTGCCGTTCGAGATCTTCGCCGACCGCAACTTCGCGCTCATGGCGTTCGTCCTCATGGCCATGGGCTTCGCGATCGTCGGCGTGTTCTTCCCGCTCACCATCTATTTCCAATCGGTCCTCGGCCTCGACGCGTTCTCCGCAGGCCTGACGATCGCCCCGCAGCCGGTCACGATGATGCTGGCGTCAGGCCCGATCGCCATGCTCATCCAACGGGGCTACGCGAAGCGCATCCTGTTCATCGGCCTGCTCCTGTTCGTCGCCGGGATGGGCCATGTGGCCTATACGGCGAGCGCTGAGGGCGATCGCTGGGCGCTCCTGCCGGGTCTCGTCGTCTCCGGGCTTGGCATGGCCGGCGTGTGGACACCACTGTTCGATCTCGGGACGCGCACGCTACAGCCTCGCCTCGCCGGCGCAGCATCCGGCGTCTTCAGCACTATCCAGGAGCTCGGCGCCGTCCTTGCGACGGCGGTCATCGGCGCAGTTCTCCAGAACCGGCTTGCGACATCGCTCCCGGCGGAGGCCGCGGCAAACGCGGCGCACCTTCCCGCACCGGTCCGCGCGCTGTTCGTGGACGGCTTTTCGGTCGCCGCGAAGCGGGGCCTCGAGGTCGGCGCCGGACAGAGCGGCACCGCGCTGCAGCTTCCGCCGGGCGTCTCCGCGGATCTCGCGGCGCAGATCGGCCAGGTCGCGCATGTGGTCTTCACGCACGCGTTCGTTGACGCGATGCGACCCGCGATGGCGCTGGCTCTTGCGGTCGTCTTCATCGCCGCGCTCGTGATGCTGCGCGCGCGTCAGCCGCGGAGTGCGACAGCGCTCGAGGTCGTCGAGGCTGCGGCATACAACGAAATGGAAAGGACATCTTGA
- a CDS encoding MFS transporter — protein MEQRDPMKSGAVPHRPSLLRDPEFLKYWVAHTVYGFGFPIAGLAIPIVAVVSLGAGPIEMGYLGAAGTFAFLVVGLPAGVLVDHMRRRPLMIALDLLGAGLLVLVPLAALLGMLRMELLYSVEFLLGCLGVISTVAFQAFLPTLVGRDRLVEANSRVQLSASAGQVAGPSVGGLLVQLITAPFAIVATVLSNLLGVMLLSVIRVNEPTPAPPERSLLGEVGEGLEIVIKDPHIRPIMLCGTTHNIFSNGMLVALYVLFATRELHVTPAELGLIFAVAGPGSIIGAVIAARVPRLLGLGPAIGLMQLLTGVARCAMPVAALAATAVPPFVTLAAGEFLLAIVRTVFNVNQLSLRQSITPDHQLGRVNASIRFVMWAAVPFGALAGGFLGDRIGLLPTIWIGVTGTTIASLWIFLTSVRSLREAPQPLPAS, from the coding sequence ATGGAGCAGCGCGATCCGATGAAGTCCGGAGCCGTGCCCCACCGCCCGTCCCTCCTGCGTGACCCGGAGTTCCTGAAGTACTGGGTCGCACACACGGTGTACGGCTTCGGGTTCCCGATCGCCGGTTTGGCTATCCCGATCGTCGCTGTCGTCTCGCTCGGCGCCGGCCCGATCGAGATGGGATACCTCGGCGCGGCGGGGACGTTCGCCTTCCTCGTCGTCGGACTTCCCGCCGGAGTCCTCGTCGACCACATGCGTCGGCGTCCGCTCATGATCGCACTCGACTTGCTTGGCGCGGGACTCCTGGTGCTCGTGCCGCTCGCGGCGCTCCTCGGAATGCTTCGGATGGAGTTGCTCTACAGCGTCGAGTTCCTCCTTGGGTGCCTTGGTGTCATCTCCACGGTGGCGTTCCAGGCGTTCCTGCCGACGCTCGTCGGTCGCGACCGGCTTGTCGAAGCCAACAGCCGCGTCCAGCTCAGCGCGTCGGCGGGGCAGGTCGCCGGTCCGAGTGTCGGCGGCCTGCTTGTCCAGCTCATCACCGCGCCCTTCGCCATCGTCGCGACCGTCCTGAGCAATCTCCTCGGCGTGATGCTGCTGTCGGTCATTCGCGTGAACGAGCCAACTCCGGCACCGCCTGAACGCTCGCTACTGGGAGAAGTAGGCGAGGGACTGGAGATCGTGATCAAGGATCCGCACATCCGCCCGATCATGCTTTGCGGCACCACACACAACATCTTCAGCAACGGGATGCTCGTTGCGCTCTACGTCCTCTTCGCGACACGCGAGCTTCACGTGACGCCTGCGGAGCTGGGCCTCATCTTCGCGGTCGCCGGTCCGGGCTCCATCATCGGCGCGGTCATCGCCGCGCGCGTCCCACGTCTCCTCGGGCTCGGTCCGGCCATCGGACTGATGCAGCTCCTCACCGGAGTCGCACGCTGCGCCATGCCCGTCGCGGCGCTCGCGGCGACGGCGGTCCCGCCGTTCGTCACGCTGGCGGCGGGCGAGTTCCTGCTCGCGATCGTGAGGACCGTCTTCAACGTGAATCAGCTCAGCCTCCGCCAGTCGATCACACCGGATCACCAGCTGGGACGTGTGAACGCGAGCATCCGCTTCGTCATGTGGGCCGCCGTTCCGTTTGGCGCGCTCGCCGGCGGATTCCTCGGCGACCGCATTGGTCTGCTTCCGACGATCTGGATCGGTGTCACGGGCACCACGATCGCGTCGCTCTGGATCTTCCTCACCTCAGTGCGATCGCTGCGTGAGGCGCCGCAGCCGCTGCCGGCTTCGTAG